The following nucleotide sequence is from Methanobrevibacter gottschalkii DSM 11977.
ATAACCGAATGCCTCACCTTTTAAAATAGTACCATCTTCTAAAGCTAATTTAGCTATTTTTACCATTAAATCACCATCATAAAAAAATATAAAATTACTTTCTATCTTTAATATATATTATTTTACCATATTATTAAAGTTTGTTTTTTGACTAAAAAATGAGATATTTTAAAAAAATAAATTCAATTTAATTGAAAATCACATTCAATAAGCAATTGTATTTAATTATAACAAGACCTACAAAAAGATTAAATCAATTGTGAAAAAATATAACAAATACCTTAATATAATTTAAAGAGAAGAAAATCATGGATGCAAAATCTGAAGAAATATTTAAAAAACATTTAAACAATTCTAAAGAATATGTAAAATTCAAAAAACTTGTTAATGAAACAAGAGTTTATGATATTCCAAAAGAATTAACCGGTGAATTAAGAGCATACCAAAAGATAGGTTATTCCTGGATAGTTCAGAACATTAAATATAACTTTGGATGCATATTGGCTGATGACATGGGTCTTGGGAAAACAATACAAGTTTTAACTGCAATTCTTCACTTTAAAGAGCAAAAACATTATGATTATGAGCCATCCTTAATTATAGTACCTCCTACATTGTTATCCAACTGGGAAAATGAAATTAAAAAATTCACGCCTACACTTTCCTATTATATTTATCATGGTGCTAACAGAACATTCCCATTAGATGAATATGACATTATTTTAACATCATATGGAGTAATTAGACTGGATTTAGATATGTTTTTAGATAAAAAATGGTTCATATGTGTTATTGATGAGGCTCAGAACATTAAAAATCCAAACACACAACAAACAAAAGCAATAAAAAGTGTTCCTGCATTTAATAAAATTGCTCTTACAGGAACACCAATTGAAAATAAACTAACTGATTATTGGTCAATATTTGATTTTGTAAATAAAGGCTATTTATCAACATTAGACAATTTCAAAAGAGATTATGTTTTTAGAATCGAAAGGTTGGAAGAAACATCAACTTTAGAAAATTTTAAAACAATAACTAAGCCATTTGTGTTAAGACGTCTTAAAACTGATGACAACATCAAAGATGAGCTTCCCGACAAAATTGTTAATGACATATACTGTAGCTTAACCAAAAAACAAGTATTACTCTATAATGCAATAATGGAAGGAATTTTTGAAGATTTGGAAGGTAAAACAGGTATTGAAAGAAAAGGAATTATTTTAAATATTATAACTGGATTAAAACAAGCCTGCAATCACCCTGCACAATATTTGCGTTCAGATAATCCTAAAATTAATGAATCTGGAAAAATGGAGTTATTGATAACAATTTTAGAAAATATTTTAGATGTTAATGAAAAAGTAATAATATTTACCCAATATGCCAAAATGGGTGAGATTATTAAAAAATTAGTTTCTAAGAAATTAAAAACAGACGTTTTATTCTTACATGGCTCACTTACACAAGAAAAACGATCAGATATAATTTCAACATTCCAGGAAGATGAAGATCATAAAATTTTAGTTGCAACCCTTAAAACTGGAGGTGTGGGATTAAATTTAACTGCCGCACAAAATGTTATTCATTATGACTTATGGTGGAATCCGGCAATAGAAAATCAAGCAACAGATCGTGTACATCGAATTGGTCAAGAAAAAGATGTTATGGTATATAGATTTATAACAAAAGGAACATTAGAAGAAGTAATTGATGAGATGAGTAAAAATAAGTTGAATCTGGCTGAAAAAGCAATTAGTAATGATGAAACTTTCATCACCGAAATGAGTGATGAAGAACTTAAGGAAAAATTATCTTTAAGATTATAATTTATTCAATTTTCAAACTGAAATTCAAACTTCTAGAGGAATGGGTTAAAGCACCAATTGAAATAATATCCACACCAGATTCAACATAATCCATGATATTGTCTTCAGTAATACCGCCAGAAAC
It contains:
- a CDS encoding DEAD/DEAH box helicase; protein product: MDAKSEEIFKKHLNNSKEYVKFKKLVNETRVYDIPKELTGELRAYQKIGYSWIVQNIKYNFGCILADDMGLGKTIQVLTAILHFKEQKHYDYEPSLIIVPPTLLSNWENEIKKFTPTLSYYIYHGANRTFPLDEYDIILTSYGVIRLDLDMFLDKKWFICVIDEAQNIKNPNTQQTKAIKSVPAFNKIALTGTPIENKLTDYWSIFDFVNKGYLSTLDNFKRDYVFRIERLEETSTLENFKTITKPFVLRRLKTDDNIKDELPDKIVNDIYCSLTKKQVLLYNAIMEGIFEDLEGKTGIERKGIILNIITGLKQACNHPAQYLRSDNPKINESGKMELLITILENILDVNEKVIIFTQYAKMGEIIKKLVSKKLKTDVLFLHGSLTQEKRSDIISTFQEDEDHKILVATLKTGGVGLNLTAAQNVIHYDLWWNPAIENQATDRVHRIGQEKDVMVYRFITKGTLEEVIDEMSKNKLNLAEKAISNDETFITEMSDEELKEKLSLRL